A genomic region of Mycobacteriales bacterium contains the following coding sequences:
- a CDS encoding cupin domain-containing protein has translation MPSASRLATPVAIDEPPIEGRYAALGDYTVSFETFKQDLDPAPFFAGLPGDRCQCPHWGVVTAGRLTFRWADHEETYVDGDAYYAPPGHLPQVTAGTIIVEFSPSAELEATMAVVQKNLAELGASA, from the coding sequence ATGCCGAGCGCATCTCGACTCGCCACACCCGTCGCGATCGACGAACCGCCCATCGAAGGACGCTACGCGGCGCTGGGCGACTACACGGTCAGCTTCGAAACGTTCAAGCAGGATCTCGACCCGGCGCCGTTCTTCGCGGGGCTGCCCGGCGACCGCTGCCAGTGCCCGCACTGGGGCGTCGTCACGGCCGGCCGGCTGACGTTCCGCTGGGCCGACCACGAGGAGACCTATGTCGACGGTGACGCCTACTACGCGCCGCCGGGACATCTCCCCCAGGTCACCGCCGGAACGATCATCGTGGAGTTCAGCCCGTCCGCCGAGCTCGAGGCGACCATGGCCGTCGTGCAGAAGAACCTCGCCGAACTGGGAGCATCGGCATGA